A DNA window from Camelina sativa cultivar DH55 chromosome 17, Cs, whole genome shotgun sequence contains the following coding sequences:
- the LOC104755829 gene encoding pinin-like, producing MGGTALEKTAEELRHEIDELHRQQREITERLRDPRGLRRGGFSGVVPRNQGRRGFTRHADRNDVEDERPAKRRLSSAVVKVDGEDVSKDEELLVDGNGTEVVAGENGTSDKSDKKLPGQRRGDWSRRDAEQRGTKKGFEAFALPEPAPRVLPKNEDPKLVNRNRRILGNLQGTLEKFKKEDKQRSGTDAYARRSAALQKAEQKSREESERLRLQERENMTEKRRRDLTLRARVAAKAEQKKLELLFLQWSEHQKKLSKFIRTKAEPQIYYALAKPLEEDTAEVEQQKEQTFLEWKAARRQEVSEYQREIEEQCLANVEKELERWQNARNARKANNNGAMNLQETMDKELETHRMEHGPKKRKIPGGGVGDEEEEDEVEDINGGEDEMIMDDILDEGGDGNIKEEGATDTVKAEAVEEDIKPEVV from the exons ATGGGAGGCACCGCCTTAGAGAAGACAGCGGAAGAGCTACGACACGAGATCGATGAGCTTCACCGTCAGCAGCGCGAG ATAACGGAGAGGCTTCGTGACCCTCGTGGACTCCGCCGTGGAGGCTTTTCAGGCGTCGTTCCTCGCAATCAAGGCCGTAGAGGCTTCACTCGTCAT GCGGATAGGAATGACGTAGAAGATGAGCGTCCTGCGAAACGGAGATTGTCTTCCGCCGTTGTTAAG GTCGACGGTGAAGATGTTAGTAAGGATGAAGAGTTACTAGTTGATGGCAATGGAACCGAGGTTGTAGCTGGTGAAAATGGAACCTCTGATAAAAGTGACAAGAAGCTACCTGGACAGCGTCGTGGAGATTGGTCTCGGAGGGATGCAGAACAACGAGGGACCAAGAAG GGTTTTGAGGCTTTTGCACTGCCGGAACCTGCACCAAGGGTTTTACCTAAGAATGAGGATCCTAAATTGGTTAATAGGAACAGAAGAATACTGGGGAATCTTCAAGGGACTTTGGAG AAGttcaaaaaagaagataagCAGCGTTCTGGAACAGATGCATATGCCCGACGGTCCGCTGCCCTACAAAAG GCTGAGCAAAAGTCCCGCGAAGAAAGTGAACGGCTGAGGCTGCAAGAGCGTGAAAATATGACtgaaaagaggagaagagatctt ACTCTTCGAGCCCGTGTTGCTGCTAAAGCAGAACAAAAGAAGTTGGAACTGCTTTTCCTTCAGTGGAGTGagcaccaaaaaaaacttagcaAATTTATAAG GACAAAAGCAGAGCCACAGATATACTATGCGCTAGCGAAGCCTTTGGAAGAAGATACAGCTGAGGTGGAGCAACAGAAAGAGCAG ACATTCTTAGAATGGAAGGCGGCAAGGAGACAAGAAGTGAGTGAGTATCAAAGGGAAATAGAAGAGCAATGTCTGGCTAATGTAGAGAAAGAGCTGGAGAGGTGGCAAAACGCAAGGAATGCGAGGAAAGCAAACAACAACGGGGCAATGAATTTGCAGGAAACAATGGATAAGGAATTAGAGACACATAGGATGGAGCACGggccaaagaagagaaagataccTGGGGGAGGAGTaggagatgaagaggaagaagatgaagtagagGATATCAATGGTGGGGAGGATGAAATGATAATGGATGATATACTTGACGAGGGGGGAGATGGAAACATCAAGGAGGAAGGGGCTACTGATACAGTAAAAGCAGAAGCAGTGGAGGAAGATATTAAACCTGAGGTCGTCTAG
- the LOC104755830 gene encoding ABC transporter G family member 35: MDYDPAHIMSRGGSMRQSISRSVSRASRNVEDIFNTSSRRTKSVNQDEEALKWAAIEKLPTYSRLRTSLMPELGEEDVYGNQILNKEVDVTKLDGEERQKFIDMVFKVAEQDNERILTKLRNRIDRVGIQLPTVEVRYDNLTVRADCYTGDRSLPSLLNTVRNMGEAALAMIGIRLAKKAQLTILKDVSGIVKPSRMTLLLGPPSSGKTTLLLALAGKLDKSLDVTGEVTYNGHRLNEFVPIKTSAYISQNDLHVGIMTVKETLDFSARCQGVGTRYDLLNELARREKDAGIFPEADVDLFMKASAAQGVKSSLITDYTLKILGLDICKDTIVGDDMMRGISGGQKKRVTTGEMIVGPTKTLFMDEISTGLDSSTTFQIVKCLQQIVHLTEATVLISLLQPAPETFDLFDDIILLSEGQIVYQGPRDHVLEFFEGFGFKCPERKGTADFLQEVTSKKDQQQYWVDPNRPYRFIPVSEFASSFKTFHVGSKLYNDLSVPFDKSKSHKAALVFDKYSMKKTDLLKSCWDKEWMLMKRNSFFYIFKTVQIIIIAAITSTLFLRTEMHTRNEVDANIYIGSLLFAMIVNMFNGLAEMAMTIQRLPVFYKQRDLLFHPPWTFTLPTFLLGIPISIFESTAWMVVTYYSIGYAPEATRFFKQFLIIFLIQQMASGIFRFIASTCRTMTIANTGGVLVLLVVFLTGGFLLPRGEIPVWWRWAYWVSPLSYAFNGLTVNEMFDSRWMNKMSADNRTKLGSSVLNMWDVFDDKNWYWISVGGLLAFTVVFNGFFTLALTYLDPLGKAQAIIPKEEDEEAAAKKELEMKSMGNKKGMVLPFTPLAMSFDDVKYFVDMPAEMREQGVQETRLQLLKGITSAFRPGVLTALMGVSGAGKTTLMDVLAGRKTGGYIEGDVRVSGFPKKQDTFARISGYCEQTDIHSPQVTVRESLIFSAFLRLAKDVSKEDKMMFVDQVMELVELVDLRDAIVGLPGVTGLSTEQRKRLTIAVELVANPSIIFMDEPTSGLDARAAAIVMRAVRNTVDTGRTVVCTIHQPSIDIFEAFDELLLMKRGGHVIYSGPLGRNSHKVVEYFESFPGVPKIPDKYNPATWMLEASSLAAELKLGVDFAELYKASALCQRNKALVQELSVPPQGASDLYFATQFSQNTWGQFKSCLWKQWWTYWRSPDYNLVRFIFTLATSLMIGSVFWQIGGKRSNVQDLTMVIGAIYAAVVFVGINNCSTVQPMVAIERTVFYREKAAGMYSAIPYAISQVTCELPYVLVQTTYYSLIIYAMVGFEWKASKFLWFLFINYFSFLYWTYYGMMTVSLTPNQQVASIFASAFYGIFNLFSGFFIPRPKIPKWWVWYYWICPVAWTIYGLITSQYGDVETTIASIGGPPGLTVKQYIKDQYGFESDYMGPVAAVLVGFTVFFAFIFAFCIRSLNFQTR, translated from the exons ATGGATTACGATCCAGCTCATATTATGAGCAGAGGGGGTAGTATGCGTCAGAGCATAAGCCGTAGTGTAAGCAGAGCAAGCAGAAACGTGGAGGACATATTCAACACAAGCTCTAGACGAACCAAATCAGTCAACCAAGACGAAGAAGCTCTCAAATGGGCTGCCATCGAGAAACTCCCTACCTACAGCCGTCTCCGCACCAGTCTCATGCCCGAGCTCGGCGAAGAAGACGTCTACGGTAACCAAATCTTGAACAAAGAAGTTGACGTCACGAAGCTCGACGGCGAAGAACGTCAGAAGTTCATCGACATGGTTTTCAAAGTAGCCGAGCAGGACAACGAGCGGATCTTGACCAAGCTCAGAAACAGGATCGACCGTGTTGGGATCCAGCTTCCGACAGTGGAAGTGAGGTACGACAACTTGACTGTGAGAGCTGACTGTTACACCGGTGATAGATCTCTTCCTTCGCTTTTAAACACGGTTAGGAACATGGGAGAAGCTGCTCTGGCCATGATCGGAATCAGGCTTGCCAAGAAAGCACAACTCACTATTCTCAAAGATGTTTCTGGTATCGTCAAACCTTCAAGGATGACACTTTTGTTGGGTCCTCCTTCTTCCGGGAAGACTACGCTTTTGCTGGCTCTTGCCGGTAAACTCGACAAGTCTCTTGACGTCACAGGGGAGGTGACCTATAATGGTCACCGCCTCAACGAGTTTGTTCCCATCAAAACCTCTGCTTACATTAGCCAGAACGATCTTCATGTTGGTATCATGACTGTTAAGGAGACTCTTGATTTCTCTGCTAGGTGTCAAGGTGTTGGTACTCGTTACG ATCTTCTAAATGAGTTGGCAAGAAGAGAAAAGGACGCTGGGATTTTCCCGGAAGCTGATGTTGATCTGTTCATGAAGGCCTCTGCTGCTCAAGGcgtcaagagtagtctcatcacTGATTATACTCTCAAA ATTCTGGGGCTTGACATATGCAAGGATACTATAGTTGGAGATGATATGATGAGAGGTATTTCAGGAGGTCAGAAGAAGCGTGTGACAACTGGAGAGATGATCGTTGGACCAACTAAGACTCTCTTCATGGATGAGATATCCACCGGGCTTGACAGTTCCACAACTTTCCAAATCGTGAAGTGCTTGCAACAGATTGTTCACCTCACAGAAGCCACTGTGCTCATATCTCTTCTCCAGCCTGCTCCTGAGACGTTTGATCTGTTCGATGATATAATCCTATTGTCGGAGGGTCAAATTGTGTACCAGGGACCTAGAGACCACGTCCTAGAGTTCTTTGAGGGGTTTGGATTCAAATGCCCTGAAAGAAAAGGAACAGCTGATTTCTTGCAAGAG GTTACATCTAAGAAAGATCAACAGCAGTATTGGGTTGATCCAAACAGACCCTATAGATTCATCCCAGTGTCTGAGTTCGCCAGCAGCTTTAAGACATTCCATGTTGGATCTAAACTATATAACGACCTATCAGTACCGTTCGACAAGTCTAAAAGCCACAAAGCAGCTCTAGTGTTTGACAAATACTCAATGAAGAAAACAGACCTTCTCAAAAGCTGTTGGGACAAAGAGTGGATGCTCATGAAGCGGAACTCCTTCTTCTACATCTTCAAAACCgtccaaatcatcatcattgccGCAATCACGTCAACCCTTTTCCTTAGAACCGAAATGCACACAAGGAACGAGGTCGACGCCAACATCTACATCGGATCACTCCTATTTGCTATGATCGTAAACATGTTTAACGGTCTTGCGGAGATGGCCATGACGATCCAGAGACTTCCCGTGTTCTACAAGCAAAGGGATCTTTTGTTTCATCCACCATGGACATTCAcgcttcccactttcttgttAGGGATTCCAATCTCCATCTTTGAGTCTACAGCGTGGATGGTGGTGACATATTACTCTATAGGATATGCACCCGAAGCTACCCGATTCTTCAAACAGTTCTTGATCATTTTCTTGATCCAACAAATGGCTTCCGGGATATTCAGGTTCATTGCATCTACATGCAGAACCATGACCATAGCCAATACCGGGGGTGTGCTCGTTCTACTAGTTGTGTTCTTGACTGGAGGTTTCCTTCTTCCTCGAGGTGAGATTCCGGTTTGGTGGAGATGGGCTTATTGGGTGTCTCCTCTTTCTTACGCTTTCAATGGCCTCACCGTCAATGAAATGTTTGATTCTAGATGGATGAATAAAATG TCTGCTGACAACAGAACGAAGTTGGGATCAAGTGTGCTTAATATGTGGGATGTATTTGATGACAAGAACTGGTACTGGATATCAGTTGGAGGCTTGCTTGCTTTTACTGTCGTCTTCAACGGATTCTTTACACTGGCACTTACTTATCTAGACC CCCTTGGGAAAGCACAAGCTATaattccaaaagaagaagacgaagaggctGCAGCCAAAA AGGAGCTTGAGATGAAGAGTATGGGAAACAAGAAAGGAATGGTTCTTCCTTTTACTCCTCTAGCTATGTCATTTGACGACGTTAAATACTTTGTTGACATGCCTGCG GAAATGAGGGAACAAGGAGTTCAAGAAACCAGGTTACAACTTCTAAAAGGAATAACAAGCGCGTTTAGGCCAGGAGTGTTGACAGCGTTAATGGGGGTGAGTGGTGCGGGAAAGACAACTTTGATGGACGTTTTGGCCGGAAGGAAGACAGGTGGATACATAGAAGGAGATGTTAGAGTGTCTGGATTCCCAAAGAAACAAGATACATTTGCTAGAATCTCTGGTTACTGTGAACAAACAGACATTCACTCTCCACAAGTTACAGTAAGAGAATCACTTATCTTCTCTGCCTTCCTTCGCCTTGCTAAGGACGTAAGCAAAGAGGATAAAATGATGTTTGTGGATCAAGTGATGGAATTAGTGGAGTTGGTGGATCTGAGAGATGCAATTGTTGGTTTACCTGGTGTCACGGGGCTTTCCACGGAACAGAGGAAGAGATTAACAATCGCCGTTGAGCTTGTGGCTAACCCTTCTATCATCTTCATGGACGAGCCAACTTCAGGGTTGGATGCTAGAGCAGCTGCGATCGTGATGAGAGCGGTGAGAAACACTGTGGACACAGGGAGAACTGTTGTGTGcactatccatcaacctagcattgATATCTTTGAGGCGTTTGACGAACTACTACTGATGAAGAGAGGAGGACATGTGATATACTCTGGTCCCTTAGGCCGAAACTCTCACAAGGTTGTTGAGTACTTTGAATCGTTTCCTGGAGTGCCAAAGATTCCGGATAAGTACAACCCGGCCACTTGGATGCTGGAAGCCAGCTCTCTTGCAGCCGAGTTGAAGCTTGGAGTTGACTTTGCTGAGCTATATAAGGCTTCAGCCTTATGCCA ACGTAACAAGGCTCTGGTGCAAGAACTAAGCGTGCCTCCCCAAGGAGCATCTGATCTCTACTTTGCTACACAGTTTTCGCAGAACACATGGGGACAATTCAAATCATGTCTATGGAAGCAGTGGTGGACTTATTGGAGATCTCCTGACTACAACCTTGTCCGGTTCATCTTCACCTTGGCAACATCTCTCATGATCGGTTCTGTCTTCTGGCAGATCGGAGGTAAGAGATCAAACGTACAAGACCTGACGATGGTGATTGGAGCAATCTACGCAGCAGTTGTATTCGTGGGTATTAACAACTGCTCAACGGTACAACCAATGGTAGCAATTGAACGAACAGTGTTCTACAGGGAAAAAGCAGCCGGGATGTACTCAGCCATACCTTACGCTATCTCCCAAGTAACTTGTGAGCTACCTTATGTCTTGGTTCAAACCACATACTACTCTCTTATCATCTACGCTATGGTTGGATTCGAGTGGAAAGCTTCCAAGTTCTTGTGGTTCCTCTTCATCAATTACTTCTCATTCCTCTACTGGACCTACTACGGCATGATGACCGTGTCTCTCACGCCTAACCAGCAAGTTGCTTCCATCTTTGCATCAGCCTTCTACGGTATCTTTAACCTCTTCTCTGGCTTCTTCATCCCTAGACCCAAGATTCCAAAGTGGTGGGTCTGGTATTACTGGATCTGCCCTGTCGCTTGGACCATATACGGCTTGATCACTTCTCAATACGGTGACGTTGAGACTACCATTGCTTCTATTGGTGGTCCACCTGGCCTCACAGTCAAGCAATACATTAAAGACCAATACGGTTTTGAATCAGACTACATGGGACCTGTCGCCGCGGTACTCGTTGGCTTCACTGTCTTCTTTGCCTTCATCTTCGCATTTTGCATCAGGAGTCTCAACTTCCAGACTAGATAA
- the LOC104755831 gene encoding protein SAWADEE HOMEODOMAIN HOMOLOG 1 yields the protein MAASDDSSHYFTEFTLAEIVDMENLYKEIGDQSLQKDFCQTVASTFSCSTNRKGKPSVTWKQVQGWFQEKLKQQSQPKYKTLPSPPLQIVDLSNPNFAGKAVNVGNATYVQRRKGKASDVSDLAFEARSARDYAWYDVSSFVTYRVLRTGELEVRVRFSGFDNKHDEWVDVRTSVRERSIPVEPSECGRVNVGDLLLCFQDREDQALYCDAHVVNIKRGIHDQSRCNCVFLVRYDLDNTEEAVGVERICRRPEE from the exons ATGGCTGCTTCCGATGATTCCTCTCACTACTTCACCGAGTTTACCTTGGCTGag ATTGTAGACATGGAGAATCTGTATAAGGAGATAGGTGATCAATCTCTCCAAAAAGATTTTTGTCAAACTGTTGCCTCCACTTTTAG TTGTTCTACGAACCGGAAGGGGAAACCATCTGTAACTTGGAAACAG gtacaGGGTTGGTTTCAGGAGAAGCTGAAGCAGCAAAGCCAACCCAAATACAAAACTTTGCCATCTCCTCCTTTGCAGATTGTTGACTTGTCGAATCCTAATTTTGCTGGAAAGGCTGTAAATGTTGGGAACGCTACCTATGTTCAAAGACGAAaag GTAAGGCTTCTGATGTTTCTGATCTGGCTTTTGAGGCTAGATCAGCTAGGGATTACGCTTG GTATGACGTGTCTTCGTTCGTCACTTATAGAGTTCTTCGCACTGGTGAACTG GAAGTGCGTGTACGTTTCTCTGGGTTCGACAATAAACACGATGAGTGGGTGGATGTCAGAACATCAGTGCGTGAGCGTTCTATTCCTGTAGAACCATCAGAGTGTGGGAGAGTGAATGTTGGTGACCTGCTTCTATGTTTCCAA GACAGGGAGGATCAAGCATTGTACTGTGATGCTCATGTTGTGAATATCAAGAGAGGAATTCATGATCAGTCGAGATGTAACTGCGTGTTTCTTGTTCGCTACGATCTTGACAATACagag GAAGCAGTGGGAGTAGAAAGAATTTGCCGCCGCCCTGAAGAgtga
- the LOC104755832 gene encoding cytochrome c-type biogenesis CcmH-like mitochondrial protein, giving the protein MEKTDEERKKAQMLDARARNISHNVRCTECGSQSIEDSQADVAILLRQLIRDEIGAGKTDKEIYNKLEDEFGETVLYAPKFDLQTAALWLTPVIIAGGTAAGLVYQKHRQRTNVHIMALNLIRGVPLTPKERVTMLDVLIPPPPPPRGMASRLRRWLNR; this is encoded by the exons ATGGAGAAAACAGacgaagagaggaagaaggcTCAGATGCTGGACGCTCGTGCCAGAAACATCAGCCACAATGTTCGCTGTACTGAGTGTGGGAGTCAGTCCATTGAAGACTCGCAGGCAGATGTCGCTATTCTCCTTAGACAG CTGATCCGTGATGAGATAGGAGCTGGGAAAACTGACAAAGAGATCTACAATAAGCTTGAGGATGAGTTTGGGGAGACGGTGCTTTATGCTCCTAAATTTGATTTGCAGACCGCAGCATTGTGGCTAACACCG GTTATAATTGCTGGAGGTACCGCTGCAGGGTTGGTTTACCAGAAGCACAGGCAAAGGACAAACGTACATATCATGGCGTTGAACCTTATTAGAGGTGTTCCATTGACTCCAAAAGAGAGAGTCACCATGCTTGATGTTCTTATCCCACCTCCCCCTCCTCCTCGGGGAATGGCTTCCCGGCTGAGGAGATGGCTGAACCGCTAG
- the LOC104755833 gene encoding uncharacterized protein LOC104755833 — MEAAKERVGLLDKILPPALADAGLEDCALPPESIQEAFRKAANAVKSRAASIFEHEEEGGCVADPVPEGSGTIIVGGGNERGTGPCLAGKGNGKLAESEQGGDLVVAGEGGEGRSCVDGLKDLDVEGIESSREKKDQSEEDEEEEEKKPILVEGYV; from the coding sequence ATGGAGGCTGCAAAAGAAAGAGTCGGCTTGCTCGACAAGATCCTCCCGCCGGCACTTGCTGACGCCGGACTCGAAGATTGTGCGCTGCCGCCGGAATCTATACAGGAAGCTTTTCGTAAAGCCGCCAACGCCGTGAAGTCTCGAGCAGCTTCGATTTTCGAGCACGAGGAGGAAGGCGGTTGTGTAGCGGATCCGGTTCCGGAAGGTTCAGGCACGATCATCGTCGGCGGGGGTAATGAAAGGGGTACTGGACCGTGTTTAGCCGGAAAGGGAAATGGGAAGTTGGCTGAATCGGAACAGGGTGGAGATTTGGTTGTGGCAGGCGAAGGTGGAGAAGGGAGGAGCTGCGTTGATGGTTTGAAGGATTTGGATGTTGAAGGTATTGAGAGCAGCAGGGAGAAGAAGGATcagagtgaagaagatgaagaagaagaggagaagaaaccGATCTTGGTTGAAGGATATGTCTGA